Proteins encoded in a region of the Diospyros lotus cultivar Yz01 chromosome 9, ASM1463336v1, whole genome shotgun sequence genome:
- the LOC127810147 gene encoding uncharacterized protein LOC127810147: protein MGVAKLLKVKRPNIFWTSCATHTINLMLESIGKLPKYKKVIDQAKSFTIFIYAHHKTLSLMRSFTKKRDIVRPGVTRFASAFLTLQSLMEKKAQLRAMFTSSEWEECKWSKIVKGKAAYATVMSIAFWNGVTICLKVFAPLVKVLRIVDADRKPSMGFLCGEIKQAKEDIKEALNNLEKNYKPIMEIIEARVKDRLDSPLHFAVYLLNPYYFFKDMDIQLDNEVMDGLFNCVEMFYHYDGELQGHVINVELPKYTRKDGAFEKSWATQGCAKNDDNYNPVTWWMTYGNQTPNLQRMARKILSLTTSSSGCERNWSTFEGIHTKKRNRLDVNQLNNLVYVQFNAKLMNKHKREKERNVDVLLASDASNAQGWIVDGEDDEEVEPGTGLTWEVVGEASGADEMLQARRSSRMRELHEDDFQSEEEDEQEINEFDFESDEDRVLEEYGEEEDQLDS, encoded by the exons ATGGGAGTggcaaaattattgaaggtgaagaggccaaatatcttttggacctcatgtgctactcacaccatcaatttgatgcttgaaagtattggaaaactgccgaagtataagaaagtcattgatcaggccaagagtttcacaatcttcatttatgcacaccataagaccttgtccttaatgaggtcatttacgaagaagagggatatagtgagaccaGGAGTTACTAGATTCGCTTCTGCTTTCTTGACTTTacagagtttgatggagaaaaaggcccaattgagggcaatgtttaccagctccgaatgggaggagtgcaaatggtcaaagattgttaaagggaaagcagcctatgctactgtgatgagcattgctttttggaatggtgtgactATATGCCTTAAagtttttgcacctttggtgaaggtgcttcgaattgttgatgcggatagaaagccttctatgggctttttatgtggagagattaagcaagcaaaggaagatattaaggaggccttaaataatcttgaaaagaactataagcctattatggagattattgaagcaagggtaaaagataggctagatagtccactacattttgcagtttaccttttgaatccctactactttttcaaggatatggatatacaacttgataatgaagtgatggatgggctttttaactgtgtggagatgttttatcattatgatggtgaattgcaaggccatgttataaatgttgagttgccaaagtatactcgtaaagatggagcttttgaaaaatcgtgggcaactcaagggtgtgcgaaaaatgatgacaattataatccag ttacatggtggatgacttatggaaatcaaactccaaacttgcaacgaatggcgagAAAGATTCTCTCGTTAACCACTAGTTCatccggttgtgaaagaaattggagcacttttgaaggg atacatacgaagaaaagaaatagactagaCGTGAATCAATTGAACAATCTAgtctatgttcaatttaatgcgaaattgatgaacaagcacaaaagggagaaggaaaggaatgttgatgtgctacttgctagtgatgctagtaatgcacaaggatggatcgttgatggagaagatgatgaagaagttgagcctggtacggggctcacttgggaagtggttggtgaagcatcgggagcagacgagatgcttcaagctcgaagaagttctaggatgagagagcttcatgaagatgattttcaatcagaagaagaagatgagcaagaaatcaatgaatttgattttgagtccgatgaagatcgtgtattggaagaatatggagaggaagaagaccaattagatagttag
- the LOC127809423 gene encoding uncharacterized protein LOC127809423, producing the protein MDDGQGKRRRLPPWMLAATAADRVSECGEEHIHVNVNVKEGIVSQSVQPNPKCRARGEQIKKAIPLSKQRETAEEKTCSVKKCMTRKQKRRRLNQEEDAGNDDEACEPVVQKKRCSRIGEKFQDFVPQNRRRVNRLSKSKSSEEIEISSPGEDDGELTVEDLMSIAQEYVRTDEHMEQPRLPLREEELEKRVADTALSANGSAGLPDAPQSNERSPKDKEVMSVLNSSEPLASGAIEANLNRTGDPAQDMLDLFLGPLLKKPPAEENKFEIFKAEMTFAFQSKKQRENNTTTEEVVPLTKKKSSLRDKVSMFLD; encoded by the exons ATGGATGATGGCCAGGGTAAGAGGCGGCGATTGCCCCCATGGATGTTGGCAGCTACTGCTGCTGACAGAGTAAGTGAGTGTGGAGAAGAACACATACACGTGAACGTGAATGTGAAAGAAGGGATAGTATCTCAATCTGTTCAGCCGAATCCCAAGTGCAGAGCCAGGGGTGAACAGATTAAAAAAGCCATTCCTCTCTCGAAGCAGCGAGAGACTGCAGAAGAGAAAACTTGTTCAGTGAAAAAATGCAtgacaaggaaacaaaaaaGGAGAAGACTAAATCAAGAAGAAGATGCAGGTAACGATGATGAAGCATGTGAACCTGTGGTTCAGAAGAAAAGATGCAGCAGAATTGGGGAGAAATTTCAGGATTTTGTTCCTCAAAATCGACGAAGAGTCAATAGATTGAGCAAGTCTAAGAGTagtgaagaaattgaaatttcatcTCCAGGTGAAGACGATGGTGAATTGACTGTGGAAGATTTAATGAGCATTGCACAAGAG TATGTTAGAACTGATGAACACATGGAGCAGCCACGGTTACCACTTAGAGAGGAGGAACTGGAAAAAAGAGTAGCAGATACTGCCTTATCAGCAAATGGCTCAGCAGGGCTCCCTGACGCACCTCAAAGCAACGAGAGGTCACCCAAGGACAAAGAAGTAATGTCTGTTCTTAATTCATCTGAACCTTTGGCAAGTGGAGCAATTGAAGCTAATCTCAATAGAACAGGGGACCCTGCTCAAGACATGCTGGATCTGTTTTTGGGCCCATTGCTGAAGAAACCCCCAGCAGAGGAAAacaagtttgaaatttttaaagcGGAAATGACTTTTGCATTTCAGAGcaaaaaacaaagagagaacAATACCACTACAGAGGAAGTAGTCCCATTGACAAAGAAGAAAAGTAGTCTCAGGGACAAAGTGTCGATGTTTCTTGACTGA